The genomic segment CTAGCTTGTTGAACAGAATATACTTTTTAGTAGAATGGAGTACTCTCAATTTGAATTTTCCTGCAACCCGAGTGGTCTGGCTCATTTTAGAAAGTGGATAGGTAGACAGCGAATAGAGAGAATCTTCAGGATGAGTGTTGATCTTCAGAGAAAAGAAGGTAAACGGTTTATGAACTTGAGAAGTTGCTTCCTCAGGGAGAATTCATGAGGAAGCTTACTTTGTTCTCTTAGTTTGCAGTAAGATAATCTCTTAGTTTGCAGTAAGATAATATATTGAGGTTTAATTCTTATATTTGTTGTATGGATATAAAAGATTAGCCAACTATAAAGTTGAACTATGCTTTGCCCGTAGTTCCTCAGTACTTGAGGCTATTCCAGGTAAATCCTTTTATGTGGCTGATGAATACAATAGACTACTTGCCCGCATGGATGTGAAGTCTGATGGGACACTGACTCATCTTACGCATTTTGCATCTCAGGGTGAATTCGGATCGTCGGTTGATAAAAATGGCAATATTTATGTTGGTGACGGGCATATTTATGTATTTAATAATGCAGGCGAAAGAATAGATTTCATAAAAGTTCCCGAAAGACCTTCTTCTCTTGTTGTAGCAGGACGATGTGGAGAAACATTGTTTATAACAGCTCGTTCTTCATTATATAGATATACTATTAATCACTAAAATAATTCATATGAAAAACAGTTTTAAAAGTATCATTTTTGCATTGACGACTATTTTGTTTGTTCAGTGCTCACCTAAACACGTTGCATTTAAGTGGAAATTTGATGAAACGAAAGAAGTTTCGGGGCAGAAGTTTGCGCTTAAAGCTATTAATCCTGATTTACCACGCGATTGGGATAAGTATAATTTTGTTGTGCTGGAGTACAAAATAAGTACAGCTCAACGTTTTCAATTAGGATTTACCACAAATAGTGGCTATAATGAATTACGTATAATGAGCTATGTACCTAATGCTTGGAATAAACTGGCCATTCCTTTGAAATATTTCACAGAACTGCCCGATGCAGCTGTTGATCTGGCTGCAACGTTTAACCACGCCCGTTATACGGGGTGGATTAATTTAGGTGGCAAGCGGGGACCGCTTCAGGGAGTAGATTCAATAGGTGTACGTATGCGTGTTCCTATAGGGGAACCGACAATAGAAATTCGTTCTGTAACTTTATCAGTGGAAGATCCCGGAGATAAATATATGGAAAACAAGGTAGCGGTAGATGAATTTGGACAATCTAATCTGGTTGATTATGCAGATAAAGCTAAATCGTTGAATCAATTGCAAAAAGAATGGACAGTTGAAGAAAACGAGAAAGTTAATGTGGATGCTTATAATTATTCCCAGTTTGGAGGATATAAGCAGAAACAAGTGAAGGCTACAGGCTTTTTCCGTACTGAGAATATTGATGGGCGTTGGTGGTTTGTAGATCCTGAAGGATATCTATTCCTTTCTGTAGGTGTAGATTGTGTAAATACGGGCAATGGCGGTAATGTTAGAGACCTTGATAAGCGAGAAGGCATGTTTAAGGAACTTCCCCCTGTCGATTTGATTGCAAAATATGGGCAACAAGGGAGAAGAGGGGTTAATTCTACTTCTTTTGGACTTTGGAATCTTTACCGTAGATACGGAGAACAGTTCCCTGAAAAGTCCAGAGAAATGGTTATTAAACGCATGGATAAATGGGGACTGAATACAATTGGGAATTGGTCTAGCGGTGATATAATGAAAATGAATAAGAAGGCGTTTATGATTCCTTTACGTGGAATAGGTATTGAGCATGACTTGATGGGATTGTGTGATATATATGATCCGAATTTCCAATCATCACTTGATACAACTCTTAAAGAGTTTGTAGAACCTTATAAAAATAATCCTTGGCTTATGGGTTATTTTATTGGCAATGAACCTGCATGGTTAGGCGAAGAAGTTCGTTTATGTGAATTGATATTACAAGGAAAGGATAGGCCAATTAAGGATGAACTAAAGAAATATCTGGATCAGAAAGGGGATACTCCCGAGAATCGCAAAGAATTTATCCTTTCGACATTTAATAAATTCTTAATTGCTTCTAATAAAACTTTGAAAAAATACGATCCGAATCATTTAAATATGGGTATTCGTTTTGGTAATATTTCTGTTTTAGATGAAGAGATACTAAAAATATGTAGTGGTGCATTTGATGTATTGAGTTTTAATTGCTATGATTTATACCCTAATCCTCAAATGATGGATAGGGCTTTGGCTATTACTCATTTGCCTATGATAATTGGAGAATATCATTTTGGTACAGTCGATCGTGGTATGGCTCAGTCATTGTGGCAGGTAAATTCGCAGAAAGAGCGCGGGGTTGCCTATCGATATTATACTGAAAAAGCTTATTCTCATCCTGGGCTAATAGGTACGGCGTATTTTCAATGGAGTGATGAAGATCTTACAGGTCGTGGAGATGGTGAAAATTATAATTGTGGCTTAGTGGATGTTACTGATCGTCCGTATAAAGATCAGGTTGAGGCTATGATGGAGACGGCAAAACGTCTGTATGATATTCATGCAGGTAAACTGCTACCTGTTATACGGCCACCGGTAAGGGCTCGTGGGCATGAGGCAATACCAGATTTATGGAATAAATAGATAAAATAAAAATTGCTATTTTATGCATAAAGGCGTGGGAGATTGTGTTTTAGGAATTTGTCATGCCTTTATGTTTTTGAATAATGTATTTGTTTATCTTAATATGAGACCTCGTTATAATAACAGCTGTTAGCTGTGTTTTTTTGAAAGAAAAGTTTAATAATAATTGATTTTAAGAATCGAAGGATACTGATATTCTACTATGTATTAAATTAATTGTCTAAAAGTTCTTTTAAAAAGTTATCTAGTTCTTCGTCAAGTCCTTTAAGTAGTTCTGTATTAACGAGTAAGGTATCGTCATCGACGAGAAGCAATTCAGCTAAAGTTTCCTTTTCTTCATCTACAAGTACGAATGAATAAGGAAGTAATATTGTGAGTTTGTCAAAATCACCTCTCTCTTTCATTCTACAAACCAAAGTGCGAAGAACTCGCTCGGTATGTTCATTAAAGTCATCATTTTCATAGGACATCCATTCGTCAATGGAAACACAAGCTAACTCTTCATCTTCATCATCGAATATAATTAGTTCACCGGAGTTTTGATTTGGCTGGAAATGAATATCTGTTACGATAGTTTGTTCGCAATTACATGCATATTTACTAACTGCTTTTTGGATAGCAGATTCGATTAAGGATTGCGATTGTTGACTTAGCTTCATGACAGGTCTTTATTTTATTCAGTTTCAAAGGTATGAAAAAAATAAATGTACCTGCATTATTTCTTTAAAAATCATTATTAAATCTATTCATTTGCATATTTAGTTTGGGTAGATTGATTTTTCGTTCCTGCAGTTCCCCTACATAAAGACTAATAATGAAGTAATTAGGCATGTAATCAGCATTTAAGTTTGCTTTCATTTTCTTATCAACATTTTCTATCTTTCTAGCTGATTTTTGTGCTTTCAAAGCCCATTTTTCGGCCTCTTCTATGCTATCATTCATCTCGTAATACAAAGCAATATTGAGAGCCGAGCGCATTTGCTGTTTTTCGTTCTTTGACTGATAAGCGTGTTCCCATAAAGGTAAAGCTTTATTCCATGCTTTTTCGCGAACATAGATAGCGGCATCTCTCATTTCTATTGAACCGCTGATGTAAACGAATCGATTTGCTGTTTTCCAGTAAGGAGCAAGATATTTCACCGGAATGGTTCCCGCAAATTCAGAGGATGCTTTGATTAATTCTTCATCACTAATCATACGGTTGCGTACCTGTGATTCAGAAGCACCTGTTTCTTCCCAAAAGATACTGTCAGAAGTGCTGACCGTTACCATAGGGCCATTCCTTTTGGGCAGGTAAATCTTTACGGTAGGGTAAACTTTGGCATCTGTTGTGCCTTGAAATAAATTCCATTCGGGTAAAAAATGAATCGCCTTTGTCGCTTTAACCTGTATGTTTTCGAGAGAGATAATGAAATCGACATCCAAATCCTTTGTTAGCTTTTGTACTTCTTCTTTGCTGAGAGTAGATTCACGTGGGAGAATATCGCTAGAACGTAATGCCGAGTCGCAGATTACTACCTCATCAAAATATTTAGCATCAGACAATTCTTTGGCTAAAGATTCTGTGGTAATACTAGGCGTTCCGTTATAGTAGGTTACGGCATGACTCAGCTCATTTAGTATCGGCTTGTCATTTTTTGGAGATGAAACAATCATCTTATTTTGTGGGGTGTCACTTACATTGTTAACAATGGCCACCCGTTTCAAAACTGAAGGGAAGCTAATGTTAGCTGGAACCATATAGTCTATTGATAATTGCTCTATCGTTTGGCAGGAGCTTAAGACTATAATGAGGAGCAAAATATAGAAATACGGGTATCTTGTCATAGTTTTGCTTTTTCTTCTCTGATTTAGCAAAAATACGGTTTTTATGATAATAGAAATGTTAAAAGTGACGAATCTTTCTATAAAAAAATCCCCAGACAGGAATGTTTGGGGATTTTTTGGATAGTATACTTATTATTTAGCTATTACGGCC from the uncultured Bacteroides sp. genome contains:
- a CDS encoding DUF6340 family protein, translating into MTRYPYFYILLLIIVLSSCQTIEQLSIDYMVPANISFPSVLKRVAIVNNVSDTPQNKMIVSSPKNDKPILNELSHAVTYYNGTPSITTESLAKELSDAKYFDEVVICDSALRSSDILPRESTLSKEEVQKLTKDLDVDFIISLENIQVKATKAIHFLPEWNLFQGTTDAKVYPTVKIYLPKRNGPMVTVSTSDSIFWEETGASESQVRNRMISDEELIKASSEFAGTIPVKYLAPYWKTANRFVYISGSIEMRDAAIYVREKAWNKALPLWEHAYQSKNEKQQMRSALNIALYYEMNDSIEEAEKWALKAQKSARKIENVDKKMKANLNADYMPNYFIISLYVGELQERKINLPKLNMQMNRFNNDF
- a CDS encoding SMP-30/gluconolactonase/LRE family protein; this encodes MYGYKRLANYKVELCFARSSSVLEAIPGKSFYVADEYNRLLARMDVKSDGTLTHLTHFASQGEFGSSVDKNGNIYVGDGHIYVFNNAGERIDFIKVPERPSSLVVAGRCGETLFITARSSLYRYTINH